One Dokdonia sp. Dokd-P16 genomic window carries:
- a CDS encoding class I SAM-dependent methyltransferase, whose product MKKLFKFFLNAIPRPLLIRASYVVRPIMATFLKGDRYEDPIDGKTFKKFLPYGYGTPRENVLSPSTLSLERHRLLWIWLQRETDFFTSHRRVLHFAPEQAFYKRFRESAHLDYTTTDLNSPLADVKADICDLPFGENSYDVIFCNHVLEHIPDDTKAMQELYRVLKPGGMAILQIPQELDRATTFEDDTITDRDERAKIFGQYDHVRVYGRDYFDKLRSVGFKVDEVDYTNTLSQEEVNRFRLAQGEILPVCYK is encoded by the coding sequence GTGAAAAAGCTTTTTAAATTTTTCTTAAATGCTATTCCGCGGCCTTTATTAATAAGGGCTAGTTATGTGGTGAGACCTATTATGGCTACCTTTTTAAAAGGTGACCGTTACGAGGATCCTATTGACGGAAAAACATTTAAGAAATTTTTACCGTACGGTTATGGTACGCCAAGAGAGAATGTACTATCTCCATCTACGCTCTCACTCGAACGTCATAGACTCTTGTGGATATGGTTACAGCGGGAAACAGATTTCTTTACTTCACATAGAAGAGTGCTACATTTTGCTCCAGAGCAAGCTTTTTATAAACGCTTTCGCGAAAGCGCACACCTAGATTACACCACTACAGATTTAAACTCTCCGCTAGCAGATGTAAAAGCAGATATATGTGATTTGCCTTTTGGCGAAAACAGTTATGATGTCATATTCTGCAATCATGTATTAGAGCATATCCCAGATGACACTAAAGCGATGCAAGAATTGTATCGTGTCTTAAAACCAGGTGGGATGGCAATTTTACAAATTCCTCAAGAACTAGATAGAGCCACAACTTTTGAAGACGACACCATCACAGATCGTGATGAAAGAGCTAAGATTTTTGGACAATATGATCACGTTCGTGTCTACGGCCGCGACTATTTTGACAAACTAAGAAGCGTAGGGTTTAAAGTAGATGAAGTTGATTACACAAACACCCTATCTCAAGAAGAAGTAAATAGATTTAGACTAGCTCAAGGTGAGATATTACCAGTTTGTTATAAGTAA
- the map gene encoding type I methionyl aminopeptidase, which produces MAIIQKTREEIELMRESALVVSRTLGILAGEVKPGVTTLYLDKIAEDYIRSQDAIPGFLGLYDFPNTLCMSPNDQVVHGIPNNKPLVEGDIISIDCGAIKNGFYGDHAYTFEVGEVAPEVKKLLEITKQSLYVGIEQLKIGNRTGDVGYAIQKFTEDHGYGVVRELVGHGLGATMHEDPEMPNYGKRGRGKKFIEGMVVAIEPMTNMGTRNITQHNDGWTITTRDNKPSAHFEHDVAIVDGKPELLSTFAYIYKALGIESDEETPFRQQALVL; this is translated from the coding sequence TATACAGAAAACTAGAGAAGAGATAGAGTTAATGCGTGAGAGTGCGCTAGTAGTATCTCGTACCTTAGGCATACTTGCTGGAGAGGTAAAACCAGGAGTAACCACACTATATCTCGATAAGATAGCAGAAGACTATATACGTTCACAAGATGCGATTCCGGGTTTCTTGGGTTTATACGATTTTCCGAACACACTTTGCATGAGTCCAAACGACCAAGTCGTTCACGGTATCCCTAACAACAAACCTCTTGTAGAAGGAGATATTATCTCTATAGATTGTGGAGCTATAAAGAATGGCTTCTATGGCGATCACGCCTATACTTTTGAAGTAGGCGAAGTAGCACCAGAAGTAAAGAAATTACTTGAAATTACTAAGCAATCTCTTTACGTGGGAATAGAACAACTCAAAATAGGTAACCGCACAGGTGATGTAGGCTACGCCATTCAAAAATTTACAGAAGATCATGGCTATGGTGTAGTACGCGAACTTGTAGGTCACGGTCTAGGAGCTACCATGCACGAAGATCCAGAAATGCCTAATTACGGTAAACGTGGACGTGGAAAAAAGTTTATAGAAGGGATGGTAGTAGCCATCGAACCTATGACTAATATGGGAACTCGCAATATCACACAGCACAATGATGGCTGGACGATTACTACGCGCGATAATAAACCAAGTGCTCATTTTGAACATGACGTCGCTATAGTTGATGGAAAGCCGGAGCTACTATCTACTTTTGCTTACATCTATAAAGCGTTAGGAATTGAAAGCGATGAGGAAACTCCTTTTCGCCAGCAAGCTTTAGTGCTTTAA